The genomic region TACTTTTTGTAGCAATGAGTGGGACGTACAATGGGTCGTTAGATACGGTCAACATCAGCGTTCCCATTATCATTCCCAGTCCCACGAAGTTATGGTAGTTGTCTCCGGCCCTGGCCGAATCCGCTGGGGTGTTGCAGACTTAAGCGATGATCCACAAGAGCATACTTCTGGAACAGCctatgaagatggaggactGGAGCTCGAGGTCAACGTGGGAGATCTCTTTGTCATCCCAGCAGGCGTTGCACACAAATCATACGATCCATCTGCTAACACGGCATCTTTTGGGTGTATGACTGGAGATGCTCGTGGGATTGCGGCCGAAAACCCGAGGATTGCTGTTGCAGAGGTGCCACTGGAGGGGTTCTGTATGATGGGGGCTTATCCAAGGGGTTCAGTCTTCTGAGCTATCAAGGAATTCTGGATCAGGGAGCCGGCACGATATTCAATGGGCTTCCCGGAATCCCGTGTGAGCTTGTAATATAGCCCCCGTCCGAGCGTTTCTCGGCAGTTTATTTTCATAAGGTGGAGAGTATTCCCCAGACCTTTTCCCGGTCGTTGGGTTTACAAACGTCCCGCGGGACCCTAGTCTTTTGCTTCCTCCCGGGTCCCCAGCTATGAGAGTAAGAGACCTTGCAGGGGTTCAGTACGAGCTTGCGAAAGTTTCTACACATCAACAGCCATGGCCTCCAATAAGATCGGTTACCAAGGGGCATCGTAGTCAAACCACTAAAATAACGGGCCGATTATGCAACATTGGGTGTAAGTGAACAGAGCCTTCTGAGGGGCGGGAGAACAAAAGAATCCTCCACTTTGTAGGACACCAGGCGTTCATGGAATACAGTACCATATACAACCATTTCATCAAAGAACTCCAGCAGGGTTCCAGTGTAAACAGCAGTGGACGACTTACTATGGGGAAGCCGGGATGAAAGATGCAACACATTCGAACGGATAGATTTGGTAAACATGCCAACGAAAGCAGCTGTCTCTGGACTTGGAGTCCCCTTTTCCAagttctctctcatctcctcaatGTGGCGAATGAAAGGGGACCCTAACAGGCTGTACCTTGATTAGTTCAGTCGAGCCAAAGCTTCCTACCCTTGTGGGTTCTGGCCAAAGTTGTAATACGGGCGTAGTGTTAATCTGAATCTCATGATGCTCCTAACCAGAATTTCTAAGCATCAAGGTTTGTGAGTCCTCGTATAGATGGACTAAGTTCTTTCAACTGCCGGCattttcttgtctttctaGCAGACCTAACAGTATAAATATCCCACATTCATCTCTTACCAACATGTTCAAAAACTATTCTTGTTTCTTCCACACAACAGCCTCTTTATCTCGCAAGCATACATCACTCCTTCATCTATCAACTCTTCTCAGTCAGCATGAAGTTCTCTATCATTACATTATCCCTCATCACTCTCGTCACTGCAGCACCTGCAGCCGCGCCTCAGAGCGGTGAGATCTCATATGGCGCCCTCAAGCACGACGGTGTCCCTTGTTCACTCAGGGGCGCCTCGGCCGCGAACTGCCGTCCTGGTGCTGAAGCCAACCCATATAACCGGGGCTGCAGCGCCATTGAAAAATGCCGCGGTGGTGTCGGTAACAACGTAAGCTCACAGACGACATTTCTCAGTTGCAACGCCGACTAACTATTTATTCAGTGAGAGACAATCCATCAAGTTCGGCTACTGGAATGGTTTGGATGGAGCCGGAGGGTCAGAACATAAGGAAACTGCAAGTTATGATAGAGCCTAGATTTTTCATCCGACAGACTTATGTACAACCTGGAACGGTGTTCTTAGTTCACAGTTGCTGTAGATCTTTGTTTGTCATTAGGACAAAATTATTCATTGACTTCTTTGTCTATGAGCTTATCCGTTATTATTGAGGAATAGCCTACCAACATTCTGTATGCTGTGATCTTAGCTGTGACTACACTCATCAATAGCATAGAGAGCAGGTGTTACAAATTCAGTTCAGGCGGGAAAGGAAAGAGGTCATTATTTCAATGAGAATATGCCTCTTGCCGTTTCTATAGTATTTTAAGTCTATTAGAATTAATATTTGCAGTCGATCTTGCAACGCGACCGGTTCTTATGGCAGGCCAGAAAACACCTATCATTCTTATCAGTTACCAGGCGATAtttattcttcatcttcactgGGTCAGAGGATAATGGGGTCTGCCATCGCTCTTCCAAATTGCACGTACCAAACTCGTGTTGATGGGATTTGGTTCATTTGAGAGCAAAATTGCATAACAGCCCATTCGTTTACATCGTGGGACTAAGTGAAGTCAGGATGCAGTAGTTCCTTATATCAAATAGTAACAGATAATATGACCCTTTTATGTCCAGCTTTTGATATAAAATTTAAACATAATATCCATTAATTTACATGAATGAagaattatagtatttattgtTAGTCTTGAATGTATTCCAGTGATAAATAGGTTGGAGCTTATTATTCTGTTTTCGAGGCTTGAGAGGTTGTTATGGAGATTGATGATCAATCATTAGCGGATCATAACGGGACTGATCAACTTTCTTGTCGCCAAGATAGCATTGTGGATCAGCAGGGCGATCATGAACTCACGATATGAATATTATGAGGTCCAAGCTGTTAAAAATGACATTGAAACATATACATGTTAAATGTGACTGCAGGGTAGTAACGGCATACATTTCCTCATGTATGCCTTATCGGCTACCAACTGCTTGGGTAGGATTGGGAGCGATAACGACAGCCTTATCTTGGCAGACCGCCGGTGTGAGATTGGGAGAGAGATTGGAGAGCCAATCACTGGAACACTGTGCTGATCGGACTCAGCCGATTGGTAGATTGTGATCCTCACTCCTTAATCAAGGAATCGCCGTCCGCGGTAATCCGCCCCACTTAAGTAAAATAAGAAGCACGTCAGCAAATGCATCATCCCAAAGTCAAAATGCGCGCCGTTTCCCGGCGCCAAATTAGTTTCTTCACTCCTTTATTTTACGTGTTTTTTTTTGTCTTGAAGATTCTACTGCCTGAGCTGCGTGAAGCAGCCAGGTCACTCTTGTAATAATGGCGTCTGTACATATCGTCTGTCTTTACATCCTTGCTTCTTTCACAGTTGGCGTCATATCAGCGACTTCTCATGAATCTGACGTGATCATCTATGGCAACACGGTTGCCGCGCTGGCTGCTGCCATTCAAACGGTTCGTATGAACAGAACCGCCACTTTAGTCTTTCCGACATCACGAATCGGCGGTCTTACTACTTCGGGGTTGGGCTGGACGGACTCGAAGGATGGAAATACCATTGGTGGAATTGCCAGGGAGTTTTACGGCAAAGTGTACGAATATTACGACAACGACGACGCATGGACGCGTGAAACACGAGACGACTATCTCGCAAAACATATCGAGGCGCAGCCTGGACCGGCTATTGGCGACAAGGTTCAATGGACGTTTGAGCCCAAAGTAGCTGAGGAGATCTTGGAGAAATGGATCAAGGATGAGGGAATTCCTGTCTTTCGAAATGAGTCCATCCTTCGTACTAGCAGCGGCGTAAAGAAGGATGGGACCGTCATCAAATCATTCCAAACGCGGTCCGGGTCAACTTTCTCTGGAAAGATGTTTATTGATGCTGGCTACGAAGGCGACCTCATGGAGACAGCAGGTATATCATATCGCGTTGGGCGCGAAGACAAGCAGGAGTTTGATGAGTCGGCCGCCGGTATTCACTTTAACGAGCCCAGAAGACTGGCTGCAATTGACCCATACAATGATCCTGATGATCCTGATAGCGGTCTGCTCCCCGGGGTTGGTCGCGTGATCACCAAGTTCGCCGCTTTGGAGTCGCGCGGCAAGAaagatcatcgtcttcaagcCTTCAACTACCGGTTATCTTTAACGAGAGAGGATGACAACAAGGTGGAATTCTTCAAACCCGATGGCTACAACGAGTCCGATTACAAGATCTTGATCAGATATATCAAGACTGGTTATCTCGGCCCGTTCTTCACGACACAACTCATGCCGAATCTCAAAACCGACACCAATGCGGCTGGCCAAATCAGTACTGATCTGATAGGCGGAAGCTATAACAAGACATCCAATTATGCTGAGTATTCGTACGAGGAGCGGGAAGCTGCTGCGAAACGGCACAAGATCTGGGCGCAAGGACTTCTCTGGACATTAGCGAACCACAAAGATGTACCGGACTTTATTCGCAAGAACACCAGTGCCTGGGGCTACGCGAAGGATGAATGGACTGACAACGGCAACTGGCCATACGAGATATACATTCGCGAGGCTCGACGGATGGACGGCGTGTATACCATGACACAAGCCGACATTCAGCACCCGAAGCCGTATGATAACGACACTGTCGTTGCAGTTGGGTACTATACCCTTGACGTCCATCAGGTCGAACGTGTCGTTATCAATGACCGGATACATGACGAAGGTCTGATTCACGTTCCCAATCCAGGGCCTTTCAGCGTCCCTTATGGATCAATCGTTCCCAAGAGGGAGGACGCCACCAACTTCGTCAACCCCGTGACAATGAGCGCCACGCACATTGCTCTGTCTGCAATCCGCATGGAGCCTGTCTATATGATCATGGGGCAGAGTGCGGGGGCAGCCGCTGTTTTGGCCATTGAGGATAATGTCGCCGTGCAAGATGTTGATCGAAAGAAGCTGAAAGGAAGGTTGAAAGATCATGCACAGGTCTTGGAATCTTTCTCTATCATGTTGAAGCCGAGTCAACGTTTACTTTTAGTTGGTTTCATTTCGTGCAttttttatcttatatagcAATAGAGGCATATAGAATGATAGGGTTTAGTGTTTTATTGCATTCACTGCGCGAAACGTAGTCTTGTATGCATGCCGATCACCAAGTTCCATTGACTTAGGGAAAGCTATAGAATCTCAGACAATCACGGGGACGCTTGTGGCACTCTTATACAGTAATCATGCTCCTTTGAAGTCACAGTACTCGTCTATTGGGCATGACTGTTCTCGGTACACTGTCATAGCTGATCTTACTGGCAGTAAGGACAACGTCAAATAAGAAGGTTCCGTCATAGATAGATCACTAAATCCATAACATGATAATCGTATGAATTTCACAAAAATTTTGAAGGCTGTTCCAATCGGGAAATTTGTCCTTATTGAGGCTTCATAAGTACCTCTCCAAAACCTTGAGTTATTTGAGAATTTCTTTTGTGTTGGCTTGATGTATTTCGCTGGGAAATCGTGAGTGTTAACGTTAATAATGAGACCATCCAAGAGCACCTCTTGCCATGACCACATATAAATCCTCAACTATCTTCGGTCTGTCCATTCACTCAACTGATATGTATGTTCCTCGGAATCCTTTGCAAAATCATCCAACTCAGGGCATTAGGCCCAAAAGCCATCGATATCTGGACGCCATAGCCCATCAGGCAATCTATGTCTGAGTATCCACTACCTTTTGCCTTCTTGCGGCTCTAAATGACGacatcctcaacaccaaggaaAGTTTTGACATGGAAAGATAGAATAGTGTGCTTCGATCATGTCGGCAAGAGACTTGTTTGCGGCATCTGATGCCTTGCGAGTCCCACGCCTAGACAAATCATATATCCCTTCCACATCCATTATATCCATTCCAACGGCGTACTATGATAACGGTATAGACGCTGTCGACGGAGCTATAGCAACCTCTCCCTAGATATAACACTTTTAGTCTTCTGAGATGTAATACTAATCGCGAGATTCAGTCTTTATTCTCTGCTACTAACTCAACTTTTAGTGTCCTCAGTGTGCTCGCCCATTTTCGACAGGCCTTCTCCAGATTGTCAGTGGTGCCGAGTCTGCATGAGCCGACAGGAACCTTGAGCTTCCGGCACTGTTGAGATATACCACGGAGTGTAGTGCGACTAGAACCCAAGACTGTTTGCCAGCCGAGCTGCAGGGACGTCAAATTGGAGGAAAGGTACTGAAGAGAACCTTGGAGTATCCAATGCGATGGATTATCTAGGCCTAGGGTCTGGAGCTCTTTTAAAAATTGCTCGACATGATTATGTTTCGATATCCAATTAGATAGAGGCTTTTGCGAGGCAACCGCTCCTATTCTGTTCTAATCGCCACCATCAGACCTCAGCTGCTGAAGTCATGAAGTGACTTAATATGACTATAGGTAGTGAGCATAAACTATAATCTCTTCAACCGATCCAGGAAAACGCCGAATTATGGGTTGTACGCCAATTTCGCATACTAAACTGTTTTCTCAAGAGAATCAGATTTCAATTGCTATTCTTCCTAAGGCCTCATATACCTTTCCTAGGGACGCTtgttagtaatataaaaataaaacctCTACTCTTAATAAGCTTCGTAAACCTCCTTTACAGAGTCAATCTCAACTAAAGTACTAATAAGACATTTAAGACAAGCCTGcacttgctcttcttcgtcagcaGGACAGGAGGAATTGACTTTGTAGCCTAATAAAGTAGCAGTGATCTCCCGAAGCTTTGAAACCTACAGAGAACTTAGCATATATTCAAATTATTCAGCATCCTCTTCCAGTATCCCAGCATGGCGGAGTCAAATCTGCTGCACCTTCCAGGGGAAACCTACAGCTGCGATGCCGTTTGCTTTTAGAGCAGAGACGGGTGTGATGATAATAATATCACAACATTCCTGGGCGATATCCTTGCGAAGCTTAAACAGTTGATGGTTAGCATTCTGGCTTTCTTCCAAGAGGAGACCGTGCTCAGATCCTGTGGAACTCGGGTTTCGGTTGTCCTGTTGAAAGGATGGGTTACTGCCGGATAG from Fusarium fujikuroi IMI 58289 draft genome, chromosome FFUJ_chr04 harbors:
- a CDS encoding uncharacterized protein (reviewed:yes 1) — protein: MASVHIVCLYILASFTVGVISATSHESDVIIYGNTVAALAAAIQTVRMNRTATLVFPTSRIGGLTTSGLGWTDSKDGNTIGGIAREFYGKVYEYYDNDDAWTRETRDDYLAKHIEAQPGPAIGDKVQWTFEPKVAEEILEKWIKDEGIPVFRNESILRTSSGVKKDGTVIKSFQTRSGSTFSGKMFIDAGYEGDLMETAGISYRVGREDKQEFDESAAGIHFNEPRRLAAIDPYNDPDDPDSGLLPGVGRVITKFAALESRGKKDHRLQAFNYRLSLTREDDNKVEFFKPDGYNESDYKILIRYIKTGYLGPFFTTQLMPNLKTDTNAAGQISTDLIGGSYNKTSNYAEYSYEEREAAAKRHKIWAQGLLWTLANHKDVPDFIRKNTSAWGYAKDEWTDNGNWPYEIYIREARRMDGVYTMTQADIQHPKPYDNDTVVAVGYYTLDVHQVERVVINDRIHDEGLIHVPNPGPFSVPYGSIVPKREDATNFVNPVTMSATHIALSAIRMEPVYMIMGQSAGAAAVLAIEDNVAVQDVDRKKLKGRLKDHAQVLESFSIMLKPSQRLLLVGFISCIFYLI